The sequence below is a genomic window from Plasmodium gaboni strain SY75 chromosome 10, whole genome shotgun sequence.
CATAACGATGAATACATAAATATCAGCAATTTAGAAAGTTCTTCATCGctatcaaaaaaattattattaaacaTAAGTTATATTCCTATGAAgattcatattatattaatatcatGTGTAGAAGGTTTCATGGGGTTACCAATTTTATGTAGatattttgattttaaAGATGCGCACATTATAAGCACGAAGCCTGTATTTACTTTTTCTATGTGTGCTGTGGAATGCCTACAAAAACAAGAGAATTATATACCTGAGTGGgatgatgaaaaaataaatataaaaaatatggataCATCACAAATAAAGAATGAAGATTATTTTCATAAGAAATGgaattttaaaaattctttacatttattatcttataaagaaaatgttTCATTTAAACAATCTgatgaaatattaaatattacCCTTTGTAGTAGTGGGCACTCCTTAGGTAGTgcaaatttttttatttcaacagattatataaatatatttattataaataaaagttcatataatattaaaagacATACCTCTTCTTTTGATACAACTATGTTAAATAAAtctaattttattatattcacTTCGTTCTTATTAACAAAACGGTTACAATCTTATATGGATCAAACACAACATGATGAGAATAACACATCGTTGTCTCAACAAagtaatgataatatatatcataataataatagtaacAATTCGTATGAACATCAAAATAATGACAATCATATTTGTAGCAATAATAATGCCATACATTCGTCTACATCTAGCACATcacatttttataacattaaaaaattaataacacagaaaatacaaatacatatagaaaaatcatataaagatagtttaaataaaatatgcTCACTTGTATTAAAAactataaaaaataaaggatGTGTATTAATACCGATTGatttacattatttatattttatagaGTTAATTGAATTGATAGGAGTTATTATAAGTAAACATCTGCCAAAAGAACAACAAGTCTTAATTTTTAGTGTCTTGTCAAATATTCAAGATGTCATTCATCAATTAAATTTATGTGCTGAATGGGTGGAAGAATCAcgtaaaaaaaaatgtagtaaaatattaaatcCTCAAGGTCCATTTTCTATAGATATTATgattaaaaataatagatTAATTATAGggaataatattaatgatataacTAAACAATTTAGATATCCATGTGTTTGTTTTATTCAGGATTCTTCTTTACGATTTTTTGAAGCTTCATTGTTATTAGAAAAATGGGCcaatgaacaaaataatgCATTAATATTAGTAGACCCTTTTTATGATCCTATAAAAGTTCTATATCCTTTTcaaatatatgaaaaaaaaataaatgtcCATTTTTGTCCCCTTACATGGGATCTTAATGAGTATcatataaaagatataattATAAGCAATACAAAAAGGGTAAATGTAACaaaggatatatataataataatagtaacaataataataacaataataataataataataataataataattcagACACATGTGTTTATATCATGCCTGAGACCGCCaatcatatttttacacatatatttcAAATGTCTAAAAACGAACCATCATTATCATCTCAAAATGAAACAGTTGAAGAACacaataaaaattataataatcataataacAACATAGATATAGATCAAGACATAATGAACAATATTCTATTCATTCAACCCtttgaaaaaaaacaaatagCATTCGATAGATTCGAAAATTTCAACCAAAAAATGATACCTGTACGTTTTTCTCCAGGTGAAACCAAAAAATTAGAAAGGATTCTTAAAAAGGTAGATGATTTTTTCTGTGCCAATATTAAAGGTCAATATACTTGCTCATTCATTGGTGACTATATAGATGAAGATCATATTGAAGAATTTAAAGTAGATGAACTAGACGGActaaataaatatgaaataataaacgAAGAAACACATGATATTTCAAATGAACAAGAtctatatttaaatgatcaacaaattaaattaatGGTAGGATCTATAAATGTAGATATCcttataaataatttaatgCATTATGgatatgataaaaatgacATCCTTCTTCAGTATCAACAAAACAAACAAAACCACACTGAcacaaataataatgttatatGGTCCATTACAATTGAATCTATTAAATCAAAAATTATTTGTCatgataaatatgatattGAGGTGTGtacaaataatatggaATTCAGAGAGACCATTAAGGATATACTAAGTAAAATAGTAAACCACATAATAGAATGATAAaattagatatatatatgtatatatgattaagttgtttttttatttgaaaaatttatttattcatccattcacatatatataatatgaacttatttattatttttttttctttaaaattttCTCTTCCAATTTCTTTTATCCGCATGAAAATTCCCCCATATACAACCATGCAAACGCACCCGCTTCAAATAACCAGGTGGGTGTTTTTCCATTTTATCTCTTCGTtgtttaaaatataaataataatctGATGATATTTGTTCCACATCATTTAAAATAccatttatttttaataaattatctTGTGTTAGTGTAGctaaatattttgttttaaaatatcCATTTTCATCAAATGATTTTTGTgttacatttttattattataatattgtgtaaataaatgatcagattttatttttaataagtTAGTGTCTTTATCtatttctatatttatatttggTGTTACATATCCAGCAATATTtctttcatattttatattctcttcttttaatttaGTTATATCTGTTAAACAAACCGTTCCAATTTcttgtattatatatctttgatatatttttgcattaataaaaatattttgtattttgtctaaatattcttcttttaatCCTGGCATTATTTCATTTCCATTTATTAACACTATTTTTATAGAAGAAgcttttttattaataaacTCATTTcttgttattttatttatatctgAATTTTCAATAAAATTAACAAGGTCACgtattaaataattattacaTACAATAGTAGTAATGGGTTTTCTTgcattatatatttcttcaaATAAACTATTAGCAtctataaaattataatcTATTTGATtaaaatcatttttaagaattatattatgaacTGAAAAATTGTGactttttcttttcttcaTATGTTTTGTAAACcatttcatataattattataattaaaaattttctttttatttatttctgGAAACGAAATTGTTCCACCTCCATACAACACACTAAAAAGAACTTCaaaatattgtatattattagatGGAACACAAATGAGAacattatcatttttattaaacTTTATTAACTTGTGCAAATTTTTTGATTGTTCATATAAA
It includes:
- a CDS encoding putative small subunit rRNA synthesis-associated protein; this encodes MIDTFEIIKLCSSEHMSSHLIKMGSYNILCDVPLDMNEILEMREKLPKDVNKNNNKNNNNNNNNNNNNNNNNNIDDDDDNSHNEYTFYNSDNRHNDEYINISNLESSSSLSKKLLLNISYIPMKIHIILISCVEGFMGLPILCRYFDFKDAHIISTKPVFTFSMCAVECLQKQENYIPEWDDEKINIKNMDTSQIKNEDYFHKKWNFKNSLHLLSYKENVSFKQSDEILNITLCSSGHSLGSANFFISTDYINIFIINKSSYNIKRHTSSFDTTMLNKSNFIIFTSFLLTKRLQSYMDQTQHDENNTSLSQQSNDNIYHNNNSNNSYEHQNNDNHICSNNNAIHSSTSSTSHFYNIKKLITQKIQIHIEKSYKDSLNKICSLVLKTIKNKGCVLIPIDLHYLYFIELIELIGVIISKHLPKEQQVLIFSVLSNIQDVIHQLNLCAEWVEESRKKKCSKILNPQGPFSIDIMIKNNRLIIGNNINDITKQFRYPCVCFIQDSSLRFFEASLLLEKWANEQNNALILVDPFYDPIKVLYPFQIYEKKINVHFCPLTWDLNEYHIKDIIISNTKRVNVTKDIYNNNSNNNNNNNNNNNNNNNSDTCVYIMPETANHIFTHIFQMSKNEPSLSSQNETVEEHNKNYNNHNNNIDIDQDIMNNILFIQPFEKKQIAFDRFENFNQKMIPVRFSPGETKKLERILKKVDDFFCANIKGQYTCSFIGDYIDEDHIEEFKVDELDGLNKYEIINEETHDISNEQDLYLNDQQIKLMVGSINVDILINNLMHYGYDKNDILLQYQQNKQNHTDTNNNVIWSITIESIKSKIICHDKYDIEVCTNNMEFRETIKDILSKIVNHIIE
- a CDS encoding hypothetical protein (conserved Plasmodium protein, unknown function), coding for MLKRNNFSTFKMSVNNSFNIYTNNVYVSCDEFFKEVDMINKKLLYYINDYFKLNDNIYDNDKEKKNIINTRTNIRKKKKIGCLFPPCYSHLLIKFCVLTNNYDYICIPSPIKKCKQIKEKYAFYISENNIDLILSHPFYKHYIEEISFNLQIPFLIVYDKPDVLTHEQYLDDLKEGRIHFAAKFLYKDKKEITMMDEEKNINDEKSKSIDNIQNDNNISLLKDIYTNELEKNNPCIHFQLSKQNECDRSIQFFLSSLYEQSKNLHKLIKFNKNDNVLICVPSNNIQYFEVLFSVLYGGGTISFPEINKKKIFNYNNYMKWFTKHMKKRKSHNFSVHNIILKNDFNQIDYNFIDANSLFEEIYNARKPITTIVCNNYLIRDLVNFIENSDINKITRNEFINKKASSIKIVLINGNEIMPGLKEEYLDKIQNIFINAKIYQRYIIQEIGTVCLTDITKLKEENIKYERNIAGYVTPNINIEIDKDTNLLKIKSDHLFTQYYNNKNVTQKSFDENGYFKTKYLATLTQDNLLKINGILNDVEQISSDYYLYFKQRRDKMEKHPPGYLKRVRLHGCIWGNFHADKRNWKRKF